One window of the Hemiscyllium ocellatum isolate sHemOce1 chromosome 11, sHemOce1.pat.X.cur, whole genome shotgun sequence genome contains the following:
- the nkap gene encoding NF-kappa-B-activating protein has product MPPVRRSRSGSPDSSVSPKRKRHNSSSDSRTPSPPAKYNRHHSGHGKSPSVDKKLRSRSRSRERSNSHKHQNGVHHSHSRSTSRDQISRSHHGHYNKLHMEYYGKEQEDLLRQRHNAFIARRLKERERIGELGAPELWGLSPKVPEPDSDEHTPVEGEQAKSSSSDSSAEEGKKRKKKKKKNKKKKSKKRKHKHSEESESDSNSENESDQDKKKKKKKKSHKKKKQKKVKKNKKKISESSSGESEEENANNEAIWVEKTCAHNKDVVVGPEAPMQQSAQDDDKPLNYGHALLPGEGAAMAEYVKAGKRIPRRGEIGLTSEQIAAFEQSGYVMSGSRHRRMEAVRLRKENQIYSADEKRALASFNKEERLKRENKILSGFREMVHRKTKGKEEK; this is encoded by the exons ATGCCTCCAGTGCGTCGATCAAGGAGTGGCAGTCCAGATTCTTCAGTTAGTCCAAAGAGAAAACGGCATAACAGCAGCAGTGACAGCAGAACTCCAAGTCCTCCGGCAAAATATAACAGGCACCATTCGGGACATGGCAAATCTCCATCAGTTGACAAAAAGCTGAGATCCAGATCTAGGTCGAGAGAAAGGTCAAACTCTCACAAGCATCAAAATGGTGTACACCATAGTCATTCTAGGTCAACATCAAGAGATCAAATTTCTCGTTCACACCATGGGCACTACAACAAGCTGCATATGGAATATTATGGAAAAGAGCAAGAAGACTTACTCCGGCAGAGACACAATGCTTTTATTGCCAG GCGGCTGAAGGAAAGAGAGCGAATTGGAGAACTTGGGGCACCTGAATTGTGGGGGCTGTCTCCAAAGGTCCCAGAACCAGA CTCTGATGAGCATACTCCAGTCGAGGGTGAGCAAGCCAAGAGCAGCAGTTCTGATTCCAGTGCAGAAG aggggaaaaagagaaaaaagaaaaaaaagaagaataaaaagaagaaatcaaagaaaagaaagcaTAAGCATTCAGAAGAAAGTGAATCAGACTCTAACAGTGAAAATGAAAGTG ATcaagacaaaaagaaaaagaagaaaaagaaatccCACAAAAA GAAGAAGCAAAAGAAAgtgaaaaagaacaaaaagaaGATATCCGAATCTAGCAGTGGAGAATCTGAAGAAGAGAATGCAAATAATGAAGCTATCTGGGTAGAAAAAACAT GTGCACATAATAAAGATGTTGTGGTCGGACCCGAAGCTCCCATGCAACAATCTGCACAAGATGATGACAAACCTTTGAA TTACGGTCATGCTCTGCTTCCCGGTGAAGGTGCTGCCATGGCTGAGTACGTGAAAGCCGGGAAGCGTATTCCAAGAAGAGGTGAAATTGGTCTGACGAGTGAGCAGATTGCTGCCTTTGAACAGTCTGGTTACGTAATGAGTGGCAGCAG aCATCGCCGTATGGAGGCTGTGCGTCTACGTAAAGAGAACCAGATTTACAGTGCAGATGAGAAAAGGGCTTTGGCTTCGTTTAACAAGGAGGAGCGATTAAAGAGGGAAAACAAGATCCTGTCTGGCTTCAGAGAAATGGTTCACAGAAAAACtaaaggaaaggaagaaaaatag